A single genomic interval of Melanotaenia boesemani isolate fMelBoe1 chromosome 4, fMelBoe1.pri, whole genome shotgun sequence harbors:
- the gprc5bb gene encoding G protein-coupled receptor, class C, group 5, member Bb, with protein MAVSPIIICILSLIGYGSSQPTPPPPRGCGVDVDPPYRVLCDLESAWGVVLEAVACSGGLTSLVLAVLLIVKLRVVSDPARHSGLGPLLLLLGTLLGLFTISLAFLVGKTQVLCVVRRAFWGPLFALCFSSLLVQGVRLRRLVAGKTSPSGSTLAALGLALALVQGIISAEWVLLTVVREGHPACEYPPLDFALTCSYTLGLLLIAMGLSLGVVLCGGELAAEAGDGSDEDREGESDKRRWKCNAVWVFLSSLASALLWVAWLGFYLYGSQALRGKGNRDKGGGKKDIKVLDEPALAVALVIQGWILLLFHAIPESHLCLQKPSQSNTQDFFDTSHTSSAPHFGDELPAHSHQAFQENQAFSMEEHGTTLRSGTYHGGHGTARPGIAFRGHVYQPTEMALVMNGGTMPTAPINYTGRRLW; from the exons ATGGCTGTCAGCCCAATCATCATCTGCATCCTGTCATTAATTGGATATGGCTCATCACAgcctactcctcctcctccccggggatgtggtgtggatgttGATCCCCCTTACAGAGTGCTGTGTGACCTAGAGTCGGCATGGGGTGTTGTCCTGGAGGCTGTGGCCTGCAGCGGTGGCCTCACTTCTCTGGTCCTCGCTGTGCTTCTGATAGTCAAGCTCAGAGTCGTTTCTGACCCTGCCAGGCACTCCGGCCTGGGACCGCTGCTCCTGCTCCTGGGCACTCTACTGGGGCTGTTTACCATCTCCCTGGCCTTCCTGGTGGGAAAGACCCAGGTCCTTTGTGTGGTACGCAGGGCTTTTTGGGGACCCCTCTTTGCTCTTTGCTTCTCCAGCTTGCTTGTGCAGGGTGTGAGGCTCAGGAGGCTGGTGGCTGGAAAGACAAGCCCATCGGGAAGCACCCTGGCTGCACTCGGTCTGGCCTTGGCTTTGGTTCAAGGAATAATCTCTGCTGAATGGGTTCTGCTGACTGTAGTTAGAGAGGGTCACCCAGCCTGTGAATATCCACCTTTAGACTTTGCTTTGACCTGCAGCTACACTTTAGGCCTCCTTCTCATAGCCATGGGTCTTTCTCTGGGGGTGGTGCTGTGTGGAGGAGAGCTGGCAGCTGAAGCAGGAGATGGCAGTGATGAAGACAGAGAAGGGGAAAGTGACAAACGAAGATGGAAGTGCAACGCCGTCTGGGTCTTTCTGTCCAGTTTGGCATCAGCATTGCTATGGGTAGCCTGGCTGGGGTTTTATCTGTATGGAAGCCAAGCATTGAGGGGAAAAGGGAACAGAGATAAGGGAGGTGGAAAGAAGGATATTAAAGTGTTGGATGAGCCTGCACTGGCTGTGGCCTTGGTGATTCAGGGCTGGATACTGCTGCTGTTCCATGCAATTCCAGAGTCTCACCTGTGTCTCCAGAAACCTTCACAATCCAACACACAAGATTTCTTTGACACCAGTCATACTTCTTCTGCCCCACATTTTGGAGATGAGCTCCCTGCACATTCTCACCAGGCCTTCCAAGAGAACCAGGCCTTTTCAATGGAGGAGCATGGTACAA CCCTCCGAAGTGGAACATACCATGGCGGCCATGGGACTGCCCGTCCTGGCATCGCCTTCAGAGGCCATGTCTACCAACCCACAGAGATGGCCTTGGTCATGAATGGAGGCACA ATGCCAACGGCCCCAATTAACTACACGGGACGGCGTTTGTGGTAA
- the LOC121637632 gene encoding lipopolysaccharide-induced tumor necrosis factor-alpha factor homolog isoform X1 gives MKKGLEPPPAEYPVEIPAPPYPGPPLDYNVPGSAHQPVPQPVAQPPSQSFAPPAPQPVAQPAPQPVAQPAPQSFPQPPPQSFPQPPPQSFPQPVTQPPPQAFAQPVVQQQGYQYTPQQPQMLRAVGQVVMVQNLPKDVPGQMHCPHCQNTVVTKTDYRVGMLTWLICAVTGFLGCWPCCLIPFCVNSCKDVEHYCPSCNNIIHVYKRR, from the exons atgaaaaaaggtcTGGAACCCCCTCCAGCAGAATATCCAGTAGAAATACCAGCACCACCATATCCTGGTCCCCCTTTGGACTACAATGTGCCTGGGTCTGCTCACCAGCCTGTACCCCAGCCTGTCGCCCAGCCGCCTTCCCAGTCTTTTGCCCCGCCTGCTCCCCAGCCTGTAGCCCAGCCTGCTCCCCAGCCTGTAGCCCAGCCTGCTCCCCAGTCTTTTCCCCAGCCTCCTCCCCAGTCTTTTCCCCAGCCTCCTCCCCAGTCTTTTCCCCAGCCAGTTACCCAGCCTCCTCCTCAGGCTTTTGCCCAGCCAG TAGTTCAACAACAGGGTTACCAGTACACCCCACAGCAACCTCAGATGCTTCGGGCAG TGGGCCAGGTTGTAATGGTGCAGAACCTGCCGAAGGACGTTCCTGGACAGATGCATTGTCCCCACTGCCAAAACACAGTTGTGACTAAAACTGATTACAGAGTCGGCATGCTCACATGGTTGATCTGCGCCGTGACTGGATTCTTAGG ATGCTGGCCCTGCTGTTTGATCCCTTTCTGTGTGAATTCTTGCAAAGATGTGGAGCATTACTGCCCATCCTGTAACAACATCATCCACGTCTATAAACGCAGATGA
- the LOC121637632 gene encoding lipopolysaccharide-induced tumor necrosis factor-alpha factor homolog isoform X2 encodes MKKGLEPPPAEYPVEIPAPPYPGPPLDYNVPGSAHQPVPQPVAQPPSQSFAPPAPQPVAQPAPQPVAQPAPQSFPQPPPQSFPQPPPQSFPQPVTQPPPQAFAQPVQQQGYQYTPQQPQMLRAVGQVVMVQNLPKDVPGQMHCPHCQNTVVTKTDYRVGMLTWLICAVTGFLGCWPCCLIPFCVNSCKDVEHYCPSCNNIIHVYKRR; translated from the exons atgaaaaaaggtcTGGAACCCCCTCCAGCAGAATATCCAGTAGAAATACCAGCACCACCATATCCTGGTCCCCCTTTGGACTACAATGTGCCTGGGTCTGCTCACCAGCCTGTACCCCAGCCTGTCGCCCAGCCGCCTTCCCAGTCTTTTGCCCCGCCTGCTCCCCAGCCTGTAGCCCAGCCTGCTCCCCAGCCTGTAGCCCAGCCTGCTCCCCAGTCTTTTCCCCAGCCTCCTCCCCAGTCTTTTCCCCAGCCTCCTCCCCAGTCTTTTCCCCAGCCAGTTACCCAGCCTCCTCCTCAGGCTTTTGCCCAGCCAG TTCAACAACAGGGTTACCAGTACACCCCACAGCAACCTCAGATGCTTCGGGCAG TGGGCCAGGTTGTAATGGTGCAGAACCTGCCGAAGGACGTTCCTGGACAGATGCATTGTCCCCACTGCCAAAACACAGTTGTGACTAAAACTGATTACAGAGTCGGCATGCTCACATGGTTGATCTGCGCCGTGACTGGATTCTTAGG ATGCTGGCCCTGCTGTTTGATCCCTTTCTGTGTGAATTCTTGCAAAGATGTGGAGCATTACTGCCCATCCTGTAACAACATCATCCACGTCTATAAACGCAGATGA